The stretch of DNA TGTGGACAGATTGTCAATCTGTTGGTTTTGGGCATTAATTTCGGCCTTCATGGCAGCAATCTCATCACCCATGGTCGATTTGATGGAGAAAGATAGTAGTCAACGATATGGAGACGGAGAAatcgtgctctgataccacttgacgaagcaagaaaaaaagattTCCAACGAAATCTCTAAGAAATCAAAAGGAATTGGATTCCACCGGAAAGTTTAAAGAAATTtccaaaattctattaaaaaaactgccactaaaagaaaagaaaaagattttaaTAGCAAAccctaacatgaaaaaagacTAAAGTAGACATAATCTAAAATAGAATTATGCTGTAATTACTGTTCCGTCCATGTGCACCATTCATCGTTATTGTTCACTAATGCACTGATCATCGCTGCTGTTCACCGTATTGTTTATCGCTACTGTTTCCGACACTGTTCTACATCAAGTTTTGGCCCAAAACTTTTCTTCATAATATCTCTCTTTCCATCCTAGCTCCCCTAATTTGACCTTGTCTTCCTTGGAATTTTCAGAGTTGAAAACGCCAGACCTCTCTTGAAGCAACTCcttcaattttgttttcaaatcttCCTTATTTTCATGTGCCTCACTTTCAAGATTATTCTCTGCTTCTACAATAGCAGCACCCAAAGTGGACCCAGACGACATGCGTGCAACTTTCTGTGCTCTTAGACCATTATGTAGTCCAGTCTGAAATGTTGAAGGTGAAGGACCTGACACAAGACGAGAGCCATGATACCGAGCAACAGGGACGACAAAATCAGGTTTAACTTGAGGTTCTATATAGTCAAATATGCACTGGAACACCTCATCAAAAGTGGTAGGAGATGGGTGGACCCTTGATGGCGCCCCAATCATCGGTACGATACCCTCCTTGGACGTTACCAGATATGTTGTCCTTGACATCAGATTCCCGATCTTCTTCCTTGGCTGCTTCAATGCCTTGGCTGCTTCCAATCTCGTCTTGAACTGGACGAAACTTTAGCCCTTAGTCTTGCCCATGACCCGATCGAAGATAACGTTGCAGTCCtcaatctcgtcatatgactcGAAGATAGAGACTAAGGTTTCTTGCGTCGTGTCCCACGCGAGGCCGTAGATGACGAGCTTGCGACGAGATATGTCATGATCCGCGACATCGCGAAGGCGAGTGAAGAGGAAAGCGTCGAGCACGGCGACGCCGACAAGGAAGTTAATACGTTGGTACCTGGTGTAGGGCTCGAGAAGTTTCTGGATCTTCTCGGGCTTGGTCTCACCGGAGGAGGAATCATCGTCGGCATCCGAATCGGATTGAATTGGCATCGCAGTGTCTTTGGTTGGGACTGGAGCTTGGTATTtctgaagcttcttcttcttcctgcgtTTCTTCTTGACGCTCTTGCTGTCACCTTGTGGTTGTCTAGTCAccgtctttttcttcttcgccttcccCTTCTTCGCCATTGCTTGAGCAGAGATGCGATGGCGGCGCCCTATGGCTTCATCTTTCAGGTTTGCTTTCTTACCCACACGAATCTCTCTTCGTCTCCTTCGCTCCCAATGGGCCCATGGAAGTGCAGCACCCTCCAAACAAAGTGTTGTTGTGTCCATCTTCTCCTCGTCAGCCAGCCCTTTCACCGCAACTCCCAACTCCTCACCCGTCGCCTTCGCTGCTGCCATTGGAACCCAGCAATAGCAGCTCCTTCGAAGCCGAAAGCAACGGAGTCTAACTTCTCAGCATCCGACAACTGATTCAGGGAGAAGTATCACTCGGCCCGAAACACCCAACCATCCGAGTCGTCTTCTTCAATCACCGACATCTCCAAGAGTCGGCCCCTTCCGTCCGACCTCCCATAGACGTCGTACTCACCGCCAACTTCCTTGTGCCGATTTCCCAGCTCCGGCGTGGCCTTCTCCGTGAGGGACGACCCCATTGGTAAGTGCTCGCCAGACTGTTTCCCATTTCGTCCCCTGTCCTGCTCTCCCCACTTCTCCGCCAGCAAGTAAAATTGCTCCAACACCGTTGCTAAactcttctctatttctttcatcCTTTGGAACTCATTCTTTAGCGAGTCCATTCCCGCTTGCAGACCGTCCATCCCCCCTTCTATTTGCTATTGGTAAGTTTCCAACCTCAGCTCTAGCTCGCCCACCCTCTCCGATACAAATCCCCCCATGGATcacgctctaataccaaattgataggatcCCCGATAGAAATCCAAACAATATTCCAATATCATTAGCTATCAATACTTTTCagcaagaaaacaagaacaatccagggcattcgagaggcccttactcccaattcttctatcaaaaacCAGCtcccctctccctcttcttctcagctATTTATACCTCTCCTCTGCCCCTCTCTAACCGAATTCCCTTGCACATGCAGATTATTCCCTCAGCATATTGTTTAAAAAACTACCCCCCATGTGCACATGTTGGGGGTAACAACCTGCATGTGCTAATTCCCTATTTTAACCTACATGCATGTTGTTGTTTGTGGTGTCTTCGGTAGGTCCAGTACACCGGTGGCCTatcacattaatttaatttatttcattaaaaaaaaaaaatggaggcaCGATTTAAAAGATCATAAGCTTTCTGACTCTTCTCAGAGAGACACGTTCTCAAGGAAACAGTAGCAACTAACcagtaatatataaatattataattaaatatataaatagcattttcGATCtcctaatttataatttaggCAATCGCATCACAATATTTAATACAGATAGAAACGGATGCCATGCTATTGGGTTACATAGGCATGGTTCAAAGTTTAGGTAATAATCCAAATAATTTGCCCCTAGAGGAAAGTTAAGAGTTCGGTGGGACTGCATTCTGGACAGTAATGTAAGTGCAGAACCTTCAATCAAAGTATTCAAACTCATACTTACAGAGCAACTACAGGTGGATTCTGACTTAAGATCAAAGAGTTCCCATGTGGAGATCAGTCAAAACTCGCTTGCAGTGATTTTTGGTTGCAGAATAGAGGCTTTACCATTAGCAGATCAAGGAGATTGGTTGTTAGCTTTAGCTGTCCTATTCTCTTCATTTGCAGGCAATAGGAGGGCATGTGATTTATCTTCAtgaacatgaataaaaaatataattcattttctcatgTGCGCTAGCCAATTTGTCTcttattctttttgaaaattggCATGTTAGCAAGTCCATTTCTATGCATGCTTCTTACATGAAGCATAAGACATTGTGGTGTACCATAAAAGACAGTTTGCCCAAGTTTATTTATATAGTCCACCAGGTCCCGATCTCCTCTCTAACGAAAGACATTTGCATTGTGTACTCAagttaatcaatcaaattaccTCTGGTGGTATGTCAAGGTATAATACCAAATCTGGTGCCAGCAATCCCTTCTCTGGAGCCTGCAAGGGCTCATTTTTTCattagaaaaatgagagaaggaagaaagggaaaaaagtttcaatttaattagttaGCATGTCCTCACCTTACACCATTCAATATCAAGTCCCTTAGCAGATGAAAATGCCACCCCAGAATATGAATACCGGTCCACAATCAAGGTGATTCCACTTCTGAGCTTAGTCTCCATTAAGGGTCTGCAAATACGTTATAGATGATCAGGTACAAACCTACAGGTTTCTAACATTTTCTTGTGCAAGTACTTATTATCAATAACTAACAAATTCCATTGAAGAAAATTTCGGGACTAAGACTCCCAACATTTTAACCACTTTCATACTGCATGCATCTAtctgttaataaaaaaaaatcagaaattatGAGGAAAACAAAAAGGTTAAAGATTTTCAAAGTCAAAACTATTTTTAACTGTAAAAAGCGTATAGAAATTCAGATTCCCTgcaaaaaatgaagaaagttTCCGTGTCATATTAGACTGCAGGCTAGTAAGCCTTTCATCTtcgttttctttttcatatttagGTTCTGCATTTTGAACTTGAAGAGTTGGCTTCTCATTGGAAAACTGCAAGCATCAGTCTTACAGATGCTATCCAGAAAATTTCTGTGTCATAACTCTTTTGGCTATTTTCTCGAGGAATCTGTCCTCATGAAGCCCAATCCCTACTGTAGCCACTTTAAGAATTCAACCAGGTAAAGTATTGAAGCaaagataaaaatgtaaattctGAATTAAGCGCAGAGAAAAATGAACAGAATAAGTTGAACTCATACAGAAAAATGCAAATATTTGATGAATTGACAACTACCTACAAACATGACAACACAACAATCACCTTAGTATATGACAATACAAAATGGAACAACCAAGTCAAATGACATTCAGATTCCAAATAGCAATTAAGAATTCAAACTGGAAGGACCTTTAACTCTTAAGAGACATCCCTTCATGTGAAACAATAGATTTTTCCAACAAACTATCCAGATTAACTTTGCTTTTGCTTACTTTTATCCACTGCAAATAACAAACACATTAGTACAATCACTTGTTACATGTATGGTGCAAAGTGGTAGGTTAAACTCACACATAATGGATCAGCACCTCATTTTCCAATTGTAGATGTTTGGAAAAACTCCTATATTTTACCAATACCATACGTAACCATAGAATTCACTAATATCCTGTTAATGCCAAGCTGCTAACCGAACTGAAGTGGAAACAAAGATGAGATTAACTAGGGTTCTCAAGTGACCTTAAATAAAGCAGAATACCCCATTATGCATGAGATAAGGAGACAAACCTTTTCTCCCAACGATTTGCACTGAAGAGTAAATGGATGGTGTGGTCATCCAACTGTGACTTATTAGCAAGATAAGAAGAACACATTTGGCCAACACCTGTGTTTCTATCTGGAAAACGCCATGATTCAACTGAATAACCAAGCCCCTCCAAGTAAGAAAGCAGCCGGCTAGATTGTGAGGTCTTCCCGCTTCGATCTAGCCCTTCTAACACAATTAAAGCGCCTCTCGAAAAACTTTTGTGATTATTCTCCATGTGAATTTGCCTTGAGACACACTTGAATGGCAACCTCAAATTAAATGACCACCAAGTTGTAAGTACCCCAGATTTTCTGAAAAATAAGATCTGTCAGAGAAATTGAATCCAACTAACATCAGCTGACaactcaaataaataaataaaaaaggataaGTTTTACACTGTTTGGAACCTGATAAAAAGTGGGGAAAACTGGAAATTATTTTACATTCATTTGTGTCAatgcatatatttttttcacaagCCAGAACCTGTTAAGGCAAATTAGCCTCTTAATTCAGTACTAGCATTTACTGCGTATGgttcctctatttttcttttgccCCCCCTGTTCTCTCCCTCTGGCGTAAAAGCAACCAAACAGAATAATAATAGCGCTCCTTTTGTTCTGAAGtaaaatatttcactacaaatattttcaaaaaatcattttacataaaaaacattgttttccaaccaaaaatatttcaagttaCTATGACATAAAACTAATGCAGAAATGAAATACTGTCTTCACCACATCCAAAGTCCTAAACATGTACATCAAATTGGTAGAATTCTAGCTtccagaaaacaaaaaataatggaTGACATAATCCTCAGCGAAACCTTTCATCAAACAGGGAATAGACAAGAGAAACAAGATACGATTGCATATTGTCACATTCCACCCCAATTTTGCCCAATGGAGGTTTGGATTAGGCAAAACCCTTCTTGGTATTGTATATTATGTAAATCGTGTAGAATGCCGTAGAGGATTCTAGAAAGTTCTAGAATGTTGAGGAATACCCTAGAACGTTCTAGAATGTTCAAAAAAACTCTAGAAATGTGTAGACTAACCTAGAAATGTCTAGATTAGTCTAGAGTAGTTTGAAAGGTTCTAGAACACCATGGAACCTTATAGAGTTGTGTAGAATATTCTAGAATATGATAGAGGTGGGAGAAGCTTCTGGAGGAACTATAACCACCATAGGATCAAATTGATCTTCATCATCCATTGAGGAGGTGgaaggctataaataggagtaGGCATACATTTGTGAGGATGAAACCAAATTAGAAGCCTTGTAAAGCCTTCTTTAAAGCAATAGAAATTCTTTGCCTTCCAAGCTTCCTTTCAAAGTGTTCTTCCTTTGTTTTCACATTCCCCCTTACCTTCAAAAGTTCTTTAGCTATCTTTATAGGTTGTTTGGAGAATAGGCTGACTTGGTCGTGACAGATTGCGACTAAGTGCCACACCGTCGTTGGGAGAAGTCCAAGCCCATGACAATATTCAgccaaaaacaaatgagtcataAACACAAATAATATTTTGCTGACTGCAGATGAAGCCACATCTTATTTGAACCAAATCTGTCCAGCAAGATGTGACCAAATCAAAGCTGAAAAAAAATCAGCAGAAAAACAAATAAGTCATAACACGAAAATAGTAATCTGATTATAAATGAAGGCAGACCTTGTTTGAACCAAAGCTTTCCAGCAAATTGCAAATCAAAGTAGAACCAGAGAAGACATTGATAAAACCGCCACAAATGGATTTAAACCGAGGACTTGATAATTCCAGTGTTTGTTTATCAAATTAAATGTCATCAAACAGTATCGTTCAACAATGCCAATTAACAAGTGAAACAAAGGTTTAGATAGAGACTGGAACGATAATATAAGAGCGTCAAAACCTAGCTGGTGGCCTTGGCGCCGTTGCCAAAGGAATAGATGAGATTCTACCAATTGATCTTACAAAGCCAGATTCGGATTTGTAGAGTAGCACCAAACTTATTTTTCGCCTATGTGATTCTTCTGTTTCGATCAAGTAACTCGCATAAATTGAACCAGTAAATTGCTTTCGATTGATTCTGGCGTAAATCATACTTACAGAGCTTTCTGACACGTGAATTGACAAGCATCTATCATCACATACTCGCAAACCTTCGAACTGAAAACAAGGGATCAGGGAGAACGTCAATAGCCATAGTTACAATCGAGACGAACGCACTGATAGCAAATTACAAAACCGACGAAGGCAAAACACGAGGAATGTAAGAATTGCCCTCCGGCTCAAAGCGACAAATGGATTAGGGTTTCACCTGCAGATTTTTGCGCGCCTTGCGTGATTGATTTGAGGAGGCCATGTCTCTGTTTATTTCCCTCCAATTTTACGTGGGGCCCTTTTCCCACTGCCGTCCACGCCGCTCCTGCCGGGCGCACTCCATCAAATCACTTTACTgactgctctctctctctctctcactttcaaaacgtttttgttttcaaaatgctaaaaaatgtcaaaaataataatttcagatcgtttttataatttttaaaatattttaaaactattttataatattaaaaaaatatcagataattttttttatttaaaaatgttttcccATGCATAGAGAGATTAAAAAGAGACATTTTCTTGTCTTTAACCTAATTAGATATGGAATATTTATGTGGtgttcttttcatattttagttttaaattttaaatttatttttagttttgtgttttaagtATTTGTTTTAAGATTactgaaaatacatttttttttgttattctgaaaaattatttctcaaaatataaaattaaaaaacacatttactttgaaattttaaaaaatttattatataatattttatttaataaatttgattcaaaggcTTTCAAGTGTAATACAATTGATAATCCAATTGTATGTATAtaatgtattaaatttgcaaagTGCTTATAAACTATTGAAATTACATAATCTTGAAAATGTCattgaaaaggaaaatcaatggaAAAAAACCATATTACATATTTACTTTAGTATTCaaaccaaacaaaacaaaaaaactgaCACGCATATTCTAATTCTCCTTCATTGCTATTGCACAAAATTATTGCAACCATGTCAAGCTTATAAACCATCAAATTAAAtcataattctaaaattaaaaccaaaccCCAAATCTGAAACCTAGAAGAGAAGGAGTCGCATAAGGAAGAACTCGCAGAAAAAAGAAACGATTAGAGAATGCGAGGTGAGGTCAAAATTATAATGGCGGCAATGGCTTAAAGTAGATGGTGATTGTTGGAGGCGATTGATTTGGGTTGTCAATCACAATGCAAGGGGAGCGGTAGAGGGCATTCGAAGGCTATAATTTGATGGATCTGGGTTATCGATCGCAATGCTTAGCTGTTCAACAATCGACGGTAGCTTGTGACGGTGATAGTGGTAGTAGGCGCGGTCAACGGCAAAGCCTTGAAAATATGAGAAGAGATAAATAagacaagaaataaaaaataatgaagagtCGAACCTAGATTATAGTTTTCAAGAAGATGGAGAGCGTTCTTCACATTTTGGATTCAAATAGtgtgttttggttgaaaataatcaaaatgtgATTTCAacgttttgagttttgtgtacaaattttgtttgtgttttaaaaaatacattttttaaaatgagtaagtaaacgcattttgagtattttaaaaaactgaaaatgaaaaacgatctgaaaacagtaaaaagaacagGGTTATAACgtctctaactcaaaatttttaatttttttttaaaatttatttgaatgcattatataatttatgtttattttatatataataattatttataattttttatattaaaagttatatttacaaaaaaaaatctatattttttatttaggcattttttgtatttctatttttttattttgttttaaatgttatttttttattttcgtttcGTATCATATCATATCtgttttatattttcattttcatgcatCCTAACAAGTCACTATATActaattatggaattaaattaattattatatttaaaaaatcaaattaattactttaaaaataatcaattaaatcaCTATGTTTTAATATTCAagattaaattagttattatatttcaaaaaatacaaattgtTACTATGTGCgattattgaaattttaatttgagcATTTGTTATTAACAAAATTACAATGTTATTAGATAATATTAAAACAATCTATATTATTGTTGTCGCTcgaatataacaataatattatcaaatgaaaatgtcatcttcaattCGCTTGGAAcctgcaagaaagaaaatgatcaGATGGCACGGGAAAGTCATCACACAGATATTCtactatttaaattaaatactaaaGACTTAAAAGTTGTATTGAAATCAATCTCAAAGATGTATCGCGCTTAACTATTTATAGATGAGTATAGAGATTTTCCaaaccatttaaaattataatttttctagatAATACTGATATTTTACCCCTGTGAATGATTaaagagttttgataatgacaaataatgtggttttcaaataatatgaaaaacatGCATTTTTATGCATGTTAGGTAATTTCATGAAATCCAATAGTGTATTTTTATGCATGTGGTTTTCAAATAATGTGtctcaaaatcaatttcatggAATCCAA from Diospyros lotus cultivar Yz01 chromosome 6, ASM1463336v1, whole genome shotgun sequence encodes:
- the LOC127804785 gene encoding thymidylate kinase isoform X4, which translates into the protein MIDACQFTCQKALKSGVLTTWWSFNLRLPFKCVSRQIHMENNHKSFSRGALIVLEGLDRSGKTSQSSRLLSYLEGLGYSVESWRFPDRNTGVGQMCSSYLANKSQLDDHTIHLLFSANRWEKRPLMETKLRSGITLIVDRYSYSGVAFSSAKGLDIEWCKAPEKGLLAPDLVLYLDIPPEKAAERGGYGGERYEQLDFQKKVSHYYQMLHDASWKIIDASPPVEEVEKQLREMVLDCVTTCQKGKALSKLWLS
- the LOC127804785 gene encoding thymidylate kinase isoform X5 — translated: MENNHKSFSRGALIVLEGLDRSGKTSQSSRLLSYLEGLGYSVESWRFPDRNTGVGQMCSSYLANKSQLDDHTIHLLFSANRWEKRPLMETKLRSGITLIVDRYSYSGVAFSSAKGLDIEWCKAPEKGLLAPDLVLYLDIPPEKAAERGGYGGERYEQLDFQKKVSHYYQMLHDASWKIIDASPPVEEVEKQLREMVLDCVTTCQKGKALSKLWLS
- the LOC127804785 gene encoding thymidylate kinase isoform X2, with protein sequence MASSNQSRKARKNLQFEGLRVCDDRCLSIHVSESSILFFRKSGVLTTWWSFNLRLPFKCVSRQIHMENNHKSFSRGALIVLEGLDRSGKTSQSSRLLSYLEGLGYSVESWRFPDRNTGVGQMCSSYLANKSQLDDHTIHLLFSANRWEKRPLMETKLRSGITLIVDRYSYSGVAFSSAKGLDIEWCKAPEKGLLAPDLVLYLDIPPEKAAERGGYGGERYEQLDFQKKVSHYYQMLHDASWKIIDASPPVEEVEKQLREMVLDCVTTCQKGKALSKLWLS
- the LOC127804785 gene encoding thymidylate kinase isoform X1, encoding MTHLFLAEYCHGLGLLPTTVWHLVAICHDQVSLFSKQPIKIAKELLKILFFRKSGVLTTWWSFNLRLPFKCVSRQIHMENNHKSFSRGALIVLEGLDRSGKTSQSSRLLSYLEGLGYSVESWRFPDRNTGVGQMCSSYLANKSQLDDHTIHLLFSANRWEKRPLMETKLRSGITLIVDRYSYSGVAFSSAKGLDIEWCKAPEKGLLAPDLVLYLDIPPEKAAERGGYGGERYEQLDFQKKVSHYYQMLHDASWKIIDASPPVEEVEKQLREMVLDCVTTCQKGKALSKLWLS
- the LOC127804785 gene encoding thymidylate kinase isoform X3, with the translated sequence MTHLFLAEYCHGLGLLPTTVWHLVAICHDQVSLFSKQPIKIAKELLKILFFRKSGVLTTWWSFNLRLPFKCVSRQIHMENNHKSFSRGALIVLEGLDRSGKTSQSSRLLSYLEGLGYSVESWRFPDRNTGVGQMCSSYLANKSQLDDHTIHLLFSANRWEKRPLMETKLRSGITLIVDRYSYSGVAFSSAKGLDIEWCKAPEKGLLAPDLVLYLDIPPEKAAERGGYGGERYEQLDFQKKVSHYYQMLHDASWKFNMAQM